A genomic window from Leptospira broomii serovar Hurstbridge str. 5399 includes:
- the smpB gene encoding SsrA-binding protein, whose protein sequence is MGKKKETSGPQPLVNKKARFNFELISFIEAGIVLSGSEVKSLREKKANLTDAFAKIKNGEVYLDSFSITPYKNGGYANHPEIRPRKLLLKKKEIDKLDRQMKEKGLVLIATKVYFKDNRWAKVELALAKPKKLYDKREDLKKSDAKMEIARAIKAKNYS, encoded by the coding sequence ATGGGAAAGAAAAAGGAAACATCCGGCCCGCAGCCGCTGGTAAATAAAAAAGCCAGATTTAACTTCGAACTGATCTCTTTTATCGAAGCGGGGATCGTTTTGTCCGGATCCGAAGTGAAGAGTCTACGCGAGAAGAAAGCGAATCTAACCGATGCATTCGCAAAAATCAAAAACGGAGAAGTTTATCTAGATAGTTTTTCCATCACTCCGTATAAAAACGGCGGATACGCAAATCACCCGGAGATCCGTCCTCGTAAACTTCTCCTCAAAAAAAAAGAGATCGATAAGCTGGATCGACAAATGAAAGAGAAGGGGCTCGTTCTCATCGCTACAAAGGTTTATTTCAAAGATAATCGTTGGGCCAAAGTGGAGCTTGCCTTGGCCAAACCTAAGAAGCTTTACGATAAACGGGAAGACTTGAAAAAGAGCGACGCAAAAATGGAAATCGCTCGCGCTATTAAGGCTAAGAACTACTCATAA